From a region of the Castor canadensis chromosome 7, mCasCan1.hap1v2, whole genome shotgun sequence genome:
- the Kiaa2013 gene encoding uncharacterized protein KIAA2013 homolog, protein MWLQQRLKGLPGLLSSSWARRLLFLLGLLLLLLWFAGSGARRAAGGLHLPPWARGEPGAAEPSACLEAATRAWRGLRERGEAVPLGPGVPALVANGFLALDAAANRLWVTPGEREPAVAPDFVPFVQLRPLNVLAEAGEAVLLLREGLLRRVRCLQLGTPGSGPAVAGSGPASASGLAAGSARDCVLLQEDFLAHRGRPHVYLQRIQLNNPTERVAALQTVGPTVGPGPKAFTSTLEKVGDHQFLLYSGRSTPLPTGLVHLVVVAAKKLVNRLQVAPKTQLDETVLWVVHVSGPIHPQVLKSKAAKELKALQDLARKEMLELLELPASELLQDHQHLWAQLFSPGVEMKKITDAHTPSGLTVNLTLYYMLSCSPAPLLSPSLSHRERDQMESTLNYEDHCFSGHATMHAENLWPSRLSSVQQILQLSDLWKLTLQKRSCKGLVKVGAPGILQGMVLSFGGLQFTENHLQFQADPDVLHNSYALHGIRYKNDHIDLAVLSDAEGKPYLHVSVESRGQPVKIYACEAGCLHDPVELTSAPGGHTFSVMVTQPITPLLYISTDLTHLQDLRHTLHLKAILAHDEHMAQQDPGLPFLFWFSVASLITLFHLFLFKLIYNEYCGPGAKPLFRSKEDPSV, encoded by the exons ATGTGGCTGCAGCAGCGGCTTAAGGGGCTGCCGGGACTGTTGTCGAGCAGCTGGGCCCGCCGCCTCCTCTTCCTACTCGGTCTCCTGCTGTTGCTCCTGTGGTTCGCGGGCTCCGGGGCGCGGCGAGCAGCGGGCGGTCTGCATCTGCCGCCCTGGGCCCGCGGCGAGCCGGGCGCGGCCGAGCCGTCTGCGTGTCTGGAGGCGGCCACCCGCGCCTGGCGCGGCCTGCGGGAGCGCGGCGAGGCTGTGCCGCTGGGCCCTGGAGTGCCAGCCCTGGTGGCCAACGGCTTCCTGGCTCTGGACGCGGCCGCCAACCGGCTGTGGGTGACACCCGGGGAGCGGGAGCCCGCCGTGGCGCCGGACTTCGTGCCCTTTGTGCAGCTACGCCCGCTGAACGTGCTGGCAGAAGCTGGAGAGGCAGTGCTGCTGTTGCGGGAGGGGCTGCTACGCCGGGTGCGCTGCCTGCAGCTCGGGACCCCAGGCTCGGGCCCTGCGGTCGCGGGCTCGGGGCCCGCCTCGGCCTCTGGCCTGGCTGCGGGGTCTGCCCGTGATTGCGTGCTACTGCAGGAGGACTTTCTGGCGCACCGGGGCCGACCCCACGTCTATCTGCAGCGCATCCAGCTCAACAACCCCACAGAGCGCGTGGCCGCGCTGCAGACTGTGGGGCCCACTGTCGGCCCTGGCCCCAAGGCCTTCACCAGTACCCTGGAGAAGGTGGGAGACCATCAATTCCTCCTCTACTCCGGCCGATCCACGCCCCTTCCTACTGGGCTGGTGCACCTGGTGGTGGTGGCCGCCAAGAAGCTAGTGAACCGGCTCCAGGTAGCTCCCAAGACGCAGTTGGATGAGACGGTGCTGTGGGTGGTGCATGTCTCAGGCCCCATCCACCCCCAGGTGCTCAAAAGCAAAGCAGCCAAGGAGCTTAAGGCGCTGCAGGACTTGGCCCGGAAGGAGATGCTGGAACTCTTGGAGCTGCCCGCGTCTGAGCTGTTGCAGGACCACCAGCACCTCTGGGCGCAGCTGTTCAGCCCAG GTGTGGAAATGAAGAAGATAACTGATGCCCACACACCGTCCGGCCTGACTGTGAACCTGACGCTGTACTACATGCTCTCCTGCTCACCAGCCCCATTGCTCAGCCCTTCCCTGAGCCACAGGGAGCGAGACCAGATGGAGTCCACACTCAACTATGAAGACCACTGCTTCAGTGGCCACGCTACCATGCATGCCGAGAACCTGTGGCCTAGCCGGCTGTCTTCGGTCCAGCAGATCCTGCAACTGTCTGACCTGTGGAAGCTGACCCTGCAGAAGCGCAGCTGCAAGGGGCTGGTGAAGGTGGGCGCCCCAGGCATCCTGCAGGGCATGGTGCTTAGCTTTGGGGGGCTTCAGTTCACAGAGAACCACCTGCAGTTCCAGGCTGACCCTGATGTGCTGCACAACAGCTATGCTTTGCACGGCATCCGCTACAAGAATGACCACATTGACCTGGCCGTGCTCTCGGATGCTGAGGGCAAGCCCTACTTGCACGTGTCTGTGGAGTCCCGTGGCCAGCCTGTCAAGATCTATGCCTGCGAGGCGGGCTGCCTGCATGACCCTGTGGAGCTGACCTCAGCGCCTGGGGGCCATACCTTCTCAGTCATGGTGACACAGCCCATCACACCACTGCTATACATCTCCACCGACCTCACACACCTGCAGGACCTGCGGCACACGCTGCATCTCAAGGCCATCCTGGCCCATGATGAGCACATGGCCCAGCAGGACCCTGGGCTGCCTTTCCTCTTCTGGTTCAGTGTAGCCTCTCTCATCACCCTCTTCCACCTCTTCCTCTTCAAGCTCATCTACAACGAGTACTGTGGACCTGGAGCCAAGCCCCTCTTCAGGAGCAAG GAAGATCCCAGTGTCTGA